The segment aggaatCTGCTCATCTCCTCCCTACTGGTAGAAACCAAGggagtagcatacctggataatttcAACAAAGTTAAGTACTCTCATCATTCTTGTTATCAAATACTAAGGGAATTACATACCTTGATAActtcacaaacttcagggaatactctcTGACAGTCATGGATccttgcttgaggttgatgaactcctcaaccttggcctctttcatctctctagggaagaacctTTCCAAAAATGCTGTCTTGAACAGCTCCCAGGTGACTGGCACCCCTCCTAGGACACGGCTATCTCGCCACattttgcaccaagtctgtgcaacatctttgagctggtaggaagccaactcagccttctcaatatcagtggCCCCCATGGCCACCAGTATCTTATGCAACTCGTCTATAAATTCCTGAGGATCTTCTGAAGTCTTAGCCCCTGTGAAAATTGGAGGATTtatcctcgtgaagtctcgcaGTCTGTCAGCTATGCTGCGAACCGGTGGGTTTTCCCTCAGAACATCCTGCCGAttgacttgggcagtcatagcttgggcctgcatcgtgatggcctgtgccatatgggctagagatgccctcacctccgcatcagtcaacccagctgggttcactggcatggccactccttcagctggagcctggggtggattctGATTACCCCTAGCTGCTGCTGCTCCCGTCCTCAGACCCTTAGTTCCCCAagtattcattctctgaaaacaacAAGGTTGATGTTAAACACGTTCGTAACACCAAGAATTCAA is part of the Solanum lycopersicum chromosome 1, SLM_r2.1 genome and harbors:
- the LOC138345577 gene encoding uncharacterized protein, giving the protein MNTWGTKGLRTGAAAARGNQNPPQAPAEGVAMPVNPAGLTDAEVRASLAHMAQAITMQAQAMTAQVNRQDVLRENPPVRSIADRLRDFTRINPPIFTGAKTSEDPQEFIDELHKILVAMGATDIEKAELASYQLKDVAQTWCKMWRDSRVLGGVPVTWELFKTAFLERFFPREMKEAKVEEFINLKQGSMTVREYSLKFVKLSRYVIPLVFDNKNDEST